Genomic DNA from Frondihabitans sp. PAMC 28766:
ACTGGATCGCCGCGTTCGCGTCGGCCCGCACGGTGCGGCTCGTGATCGGCTGCCCACCGGCGACCTGACCGGCCCCCTGCGCCACGCCTTCGTTCTGGTAGCTGGTGGCCGGGTCGTTCGCGATCGACGTGGGCCCGGTGCCGTCGCGCAGATCGGAGCGCGCCTGGTAGACGGTGTTCGGGCTCACGCTGAGACCCTGCGCAAAGCCCGCGGGGTTCGAGAAGGTGTAGCGGAGGCCGGTGATAGAGCCGACGAGGCCCGCAGGGATGTCACCGCGGTAGACCTGCGTCGCGGTCGTGGCGTCGGACGTGGCGAGGGTCTGCCAGGTCGTGCCGTCGGTGGTGTACTCGATGAGCAGCGTCGACCCCTGCGGCACCTGGGTCGGTGCGATCGCGGTGGGGTCGAAGGCGTTCCAGAAGTCGTTCGCCCCGCCGCGGGCCTGGTCGGTCACGACGATGGTCGTCGGGCGGACGAACGACGAGCCTGACGCCGTCGTCGTGGGCAGCTGCGCGACGACCGTGCCGCCGGGCGCCACCGCCGACTGCGGCGAGATGCTCTTGGCGATGCCGAGCGAGATCGTCGGGTAGAAGACCGCGAGCGGCGCCGTCGCCGTCGCGGTGGCTGGGCCGGCCGGGCTCTGGCCGGTGACGTTCACGGTGTTGGTCGTGTTGACCGAGCCCTGGGCCTGGGTGACCAGGTCCACGCTCGGCGCGATCAGGTATTTGGCGGTCGCCGTCGCATTGACCGCGATCGAGCCGGTGTAGTCGAGCGAGAAGCCCGAGATGTAGGTGCCGGCGGGCGGCGTGGGGGTGCTCGGGGTCGTGTTGCTGGCGAAGGCGACTGTGGAGGTGCTGCCGTCGCTGAAGTGCCAGGTCACCGAGGCGCCGGTCGCACCGGTCGGGTACGCGATCGGGGCGCTGAAGCCGCCGAACGCTATCTGGGCGGTGAAGTAGCTGGTGTCGGCCACGCTCAAGCTGGTGAGCGGCCCGTTCGACGTGTTGGTGGCGCCGATCGTCGCCGTGGCGGTGGTGCCGGCGGGGATCTGCGCGGGGGCGATCGACTTCGACGCCTTCACACCGGTCTTGAGGGCGGTGATGGCGTAAGGCGCGCTGGCCGTGACGGTCGCAGGATCATGGCCGGCCACGGTCACGGTGCCCGTCGCCTGGTTCGTGACGGTCGCACCCGACACCTGGCTGGCGGTCGTCTGCCGGTTGGTTGCTCGCTGGGCGACGGTGATCGGCACGCTTGCGGCCGCGCCGGCCGGGGTGATCGCGGCGCCGGTCGCCCCGGCGAACGTGAAGCGGAGGCCCGCGACGGCCGATGCGTCGACTCCGGTCGGCAGAGCGATGGCGTTCGGCGCGTTCGGCTGACCCGGCACCCACTGGTAGGTGCCGCCCTGGAGCACGTAGGCGTCGACCTGGACGGTGGTCGCGCCGTCGGGCAGGGTGACCGGGCCGAAGCCGGTGAAGTCGACCAGCGCGAACGGGTTGTCGGCACCGAGAGCGGTCTGGCCCGCGGTGGCGGACGTCGGATCCTGCACCGCCAGCGAATCGGCGGGCACGTTCGACGTGTTGCGCGGGCTCAGCGTGATGGTCGATGCCGTGCCGGGGGCGAACTGCTGCGACGCCGGCGCCCAGGTCTTGCCGAGCCCGGCAGACACACTCACCGGGATGTTCACGGTGACGTTCGCGGAGTCCCGGGCGCTGCTCGCCGTGGTCGAGGTGGCACTGGCCGTGTTGGTGACGGCGACGCCGTTCGAGGCCCAGGTGGCCGGCAGGTTGTCGGGCACCTTGAGGGTGATGGAGGTCGTGTAGGTGTCGCCGGCCGAGATGCCCACCCCGCCGCCGTCGAGCGCCTCCTTGAAGGCGACGCTGAGCGTGCAGCCGGCGGTGACGGTGGTGGTGCAGCCGGCGTAGGTCGGTGTGCTCGGGCGGTTGGTCGGCGAGACCGACGTCGACAGGATCGTGAAGCCGGCGAACTGGGCCGGCAACGTGTCGATCATGACCGAGTTCGCGCAGTCGTTGTCGTCGCAGCCGACGGCGATCTGGTAAGTGAACTCGTCACCGGGGGCAAGGGCCGCGCTGTTCTGTTGGTCGACCGTCTTGTTGACCGTGAGGGCCCCCTGGTCGGCTGCGAACGCCGGCACCGCGAGAGCCGTCCCGCTCACGACCACGGCCACGACTGCCCCGGCCAGCACGGCCAGCAGACCGCGGCGACGGTTGTCTCGTTTTCTCGGAGACAGAAAGCTCATTTGGCAGACCCCAACTCAGCAATCGAAACGGGCCCCCGGTGTAACCCAATGTAGGCACATTCTGCGAATCAGGAAAGAGTTTTCGTGCGACAGGAGTGTCACGAGTGATTTGTCGCGACGCGCCGCTAGAAGTCGACGGTCTCGAAGGTCTCGCGCCCGCGCGACTCCAGCAGGTCGGCGACGACCTCCTGGCCGAAGTGCCGGAAGGCGTCGCCCTTCACGTGCGCGTCGAAGGCGGCCTCGTCGTCGTAGACCTCGAAGATATGGAAGACAAGGGGCGCCGCGCGATCCCGGTACGCCTGGTAGACGCGATTGCCCGCCTCGGCCTCGGCCGCCTTCACGATCTGCCCGAGGGCCGCCTCGACGGCCTCTTCACTGCCGGGCTTGCTTATCCAGGTGGCGTTCACGACGTATCCCATGTCTCCATTCAATTACCCGTGGCCGGCACCGCCCTTTGGCCGTCGCAGAATTCTGACTGTCAGCGACTGACGTGACCCTCAGACCGTCTTGCCGGCCGACGAATTTCGGAGGAGTTCTTGCTGTTACGGGTCGCCTTGTCGGTTCTTCCCGATGTCGATCGAGCCCTCACGGACACACGGATATCCAGCCCGACGACCGCTTTGGTGATGTTCTTCCCGGGGGTGGAAGTTGAAACCGGCAACCTTCCGACTGTGCGCAGACAGGCAACTCACGCAATTCAGAGCTAGGCCGCCGTCTTCAAGGACGCGAATAGGGTTTCGATCCAGACCATGCCTGGCCGCGCGGACGCCGACTTTGATCATCATCGCGCGCGGGCGACCGGCCCGCTGGGCTGATCCGCATTCTTACTAGGCCCCGATGCGCGGTCCGTCGAAACGGTGTTCGACGAAGTGGTCATCAACGAGACGGCGACAGTGACGCTGCCCCAGCCGTTGAAATCGCCTCTCCGCCCATTCATCCGGAGACACAGCCGCCCCTGCAGAAAATCCAACCGGTGACGGGCACAATCATTCACTTTCGGTTAGACATATTACACGCGGCATTTGTCTTTTCTCTCGTTTGATTCTACGCTCGGGGTGAGCCCGCAATGAGGCACCTGGCCCTGCCGCGGACCGCGGTTTCGGTCTGAACGGGGTCCGCTTACTCATAGATCTACGGGAGCAAATTCTGGTGCGTCCATCGGAGGGAAGGAGGTGACATTCATGGCTGAATACGAGACACCGACCATCATGCAAATCGGCAAGTTCAACGAGCTGACCACCTGGTACGGCTGGGCAAGCAATGACGGCGAAGGCGAAGCGATCATCTGATCGGTTTCCTCTAGCGACAGGGCATTTATGACTTCTTCATGGTTTATTGCGATTGCTGCTGAAGCGGCGAATGGGGACGCGTTCCTTCCGGAGCGGCATCGGGCCGCTGATGTCATTCGTTTCGAGTCGGGCAGCCCCTGGTTGCTGAGCAGTGCCGCAGCTGAAGATCTCGTGCACGCCGAGGACGGCCCCAGGCGGCTGGTGGTCATGGGTGAGTTCTCCATTGACTCCCGTCGCAAGGGGCCAAGAAGGTTGCGGGCCTGTTCGCACCAAGAAAAGACGGGTTTCAGTTCGGGCTCTGTTTGGGCGCCGCCGTGGATGCACGGGGCGCAGTCAAGGTCAAGGCCTACTTCGACGGATTCAGCGACGGGCTGGCTGGAAATCTCGAGCTGGTCAAGTCCTTCGCTGGCCAACTCGGCTATGCAGCCAGTTCGGACTGGATAGACGATCACGTTCGCAATCTTCGAGCTCCGATCCTGTCCTTAGATGCGACGGCGGAGACCGAGGCTCGCGTCAAGATCTACACGATCTTTACAGATAGGAGCATCGCGGATTTGGAGAGGCAGTGCGAATCCCTGCCCGGATACGCGGCTGGAGACGCCACCCGTCTGCTTCAGGGAACTACTAGCAAGTGGGATGTGGTCTTGGACGCGCCTGGAACGCGTCCGCTGATGTGCTGGAGCTTCACGAGTCGCAACCAGAGTGCCCCTAGTGATCTGACGCTCTACTTACCCTTCAACAGGTACCAGCCGAGCGCATCAGGGGCCGTCCGGAGCCTTGCTGCGATTGGAGCGCCCGCGGCTCTAATCAATGTCTGTCGTCTTGCCGTGAGTCGAGGAGGAACAGACGCGGACACCAATCCGTTTCATTGGCTGGCGCTCAAGTTCGGTTCGGCGAGGGGCTCAATGACGCTTTACGTGGCGGCCTCGCAGCTTGACAGGATCGTGAGAACCGCGCCGAGGCCGGGCCCGTGACCACGCCGCTGGGATGGCTGGCATCACGATTGACGGTCGGACGCCGCACCCTCCGGATCGCGTCGCTCAGCTCACTCGTCGTTGCGATTCTGATCGTGGTCGGGGGCGGCATCGTTCGGGTCACAGGGTCGGGGCTCGGCTGTCCCGACTGGCCGGAGTGCACCGATGGGTCGTTGGGGCCCACATCGGCGATGGGCTGGCACGCCGCCGTCGAATTCGCCAATCGCCTTCTGACCGGCCTGCTCTGTGTCGCCGTTGCTGCCGTGATCCTGGCGGCACGGTTCCAGGCCGAGCCTGCTCCGACTGTGACTCGATGGGCCTGGGCTCAGTTTTGGATCGTCGTGCTGAACGCCGTTGTCGGCGGGGTCACCGTGCTGGCCCGACTGAGCCCTTACATGGTCGCCGCGCATTTTCTGGCGGCCATGCTCCTACTCACCGCCGCGACCGTTTCCTGGGACAGAGCCAGGCGATTGCCGAATAAAGAACGCGTCCCTGTTTCGCTGCACGTGAGGCGCCTCGGTTCGGCTCTCCTCCTCGCCACGGGAGCACTCGTCATCCTCGGGACGGCCGTCACCGGAGCAGGGCCGCACGCCGGCGACAATTCGCATGTCGCCCGAATGCCCTTCCCGTGGATTGCAGCGGCGCTCGTTCACGCAGGTGTTGCTGCCCTGGCGTTTGCGATGGGAATCGCCCTGTGGCGAGCCGCAACGCGGGTGAGGTCTGCGACAGTCGTTCTCACACTGCGGGCCTACTTCGCCGTGTTCCTCGCTCAGGGCCTCGTCGGCATCGTGCAGTCCTTGATCGGCCTTCCCGAAGCTCTCGTCGCCGTTCACCTGATGGGTGCGTCACTTGTATGGGTGGGCGCGGTTCGCGTGGCACTCGCGACCCGCGCCGTCGGCTGAAAATCGGGCAGCAGCCAGCGCGGCGGCTAGTCGTTCTCGACCTCGAAGTCCCAGGCGGCCACGATCTTCGCGGCCTTGGCCGCCGCGGGGCTCGCCGAGTCGGCGGGTGCCCAGCGCAGCAGGCCCTCGCCGACCTTCATGCTCGTGCGCAGCTCGAACGTCGCCTTCTGCCCGGGGCCGACCGACGTCGGCAACGCCGGCGTGTGCGGCACCGCCGCCAGGTGGTAGACGAATCCGGCCTGGTCGAACGTCGTGAACTCCGACAGCCGGATCGGCACCGCGCGCGTCGCGTGCGACAGAGTCAGAGTCCACGTGCAGGTCGTGTAGTCCGCCTGGTAGGGCAGCCCCTCGCCGGGCACCACGGGGCCGGTCACGCTCATCACGACCGAGCCCCCGCCCGGCAGCTTGACCTTGACGCTGTCGCCTTCCGAGGTGAGCGCCGGCTTCTTCACACTGCCGGTGAGCATCGCGTCCGTGTCGAGCGACGACTTCGGCAGGTAGGAGGGCATGCCGCCGTAGGTGCTCTCTGCGTGCGGCTGAGCCTGGGTGCACCCGCTGAGCGCCAGCGGAACTGTCAGCGCGAGGGCACCGACGACGGCCCAGAGGCCGGCTCGAGAAGCGAGCCGGCCCTGGGATCCTGCGGTCGTGCGTGTGAAGAACGTCACCAGTGCTTGTTCCCCGTGTTGTTGAAGACGTCGGGGCCGAAGGGCGCGAGGCCCTTCTGAGACGCGAAGCCGAGGTGGCCGAGGCCGTCGACACCACCCGAAACCGTCGAGCCGGGAAGCGGCTTGACGTCGCGGCCCTTGTCGACCTGGAAGATGTCCTCCATGGTGCGCAGCCAGCTGTAGTGGTTGTAGTACGTCGTCGAGACCGTGCCGGGCTTGATCAGCGGGCTGATCAGCACGCTGCCGGTGTCGCCGCCGCCGGGGGTGGCGTCGGTGGCGTCGTACAGCGGGTCGGCCGTCTGGCCGGCGGTGAGGTAGCCGGGGGCTCCCTCGGCGCTCAACGTGATCTTCGAGACGCTGCCGGTCGGGGTGACCGGGTTGCCCGAGGCGTCGACGAGCTGGAACGAGCCGTTGACGACCGGGCTGGCGTTCGTCGCCGCTGGGTTCGGGCCGGTGTCGCTGACGGTTCCGACGAAGGTGTTCGCCGGGATGGGGCTCGTGCCGCCGGGGCCGGTGGTGTCGGCGGTGTCGGTCACCATGCGGCCGGTGTCGTCGGCCAGGATCGAGTCGTCGAGCACGAAGCTCGTCGCGGTCGAGGCCAGGGCGGTGTCGTTGCGAGCGCCGGGCGTGGTGCCCGAGCCGCCCTCGACGATGCCCGGCACGCAGTTGGCGGGCACGTTCGGCGAGGTCGACGTGCAGGCCGGCGGCCGGTCGATGAACGAGTTGTTGCCGGGGCCCGGGTAGAGCTGGTCGCCCTTCGAGTCGGTGCCGAGCGTCGAGTTCGGGCCGGTCGGCTCGATGGCGACGTTCTTGCCGTAGAGGTTCTCGCCGGCGGCGTCGCTGACGAGGCCCGTGGCGGCGTCGGGCTGGTCGGCCTGGGTCGGGCCGTAGGCGTTGGCGTTGTTGAAGCCGCCGCCGTAGGTGAAGGGCGGGTTGGCCTCGTCGAACGTGACGTCGATCAGGCCACCGTCTTTGAACGCGGCCGACTTCTCGATCATCGGGATGTAGTACTTGAGGAACAGGTCGGAGGCGTAGAGGCCGCCGGTGTAGTTGACCGGGGTGGTCGACTCGGGCGCAGGGGTGCCGTTCTGGTAGACGGGCTGGCCCGACTTGGTGAAGGAGCCCGAGAGGTTGTTGCCCTTGCAGACCGCGTCGTGGGCGTCCGAGCAGTTGTTCGGCGTGATCCAGCTGAACGCCGGGGTGGTCGACTCGTGCTGCAGGTCTTTGTAGAGGCCGTTCTTCGACGAGTCGAGGTTGGCGATGTGGTTGGCGTCGCAGTCGGTGCCGCCCTGGGCGGGCTTCGTCAGCGCCGGTGTGGCCGTGCCGTTGGCGTCGACCGCACCGGTGATACTGGCGAACCACGGGAAGGGGAAGTGCTTCGCGACGTACTGGTCGTTGGTCTGCGCGCCGGTGAAGCTGGTCACGCCGGTCGGCAGCGGGTGGGCTGCGGTCGCGCTGAGGTACGTCGGGTTGGTGGTCGGGTTGTTCGCTGCGCTCCCGGGGGCACCGCAGACGCCGTCTTCGCGGCCGGTCTGGTCGCCGAGATCCTGCGCGTAGCCCTTCCAGGTCTTGCCGGCCGCGTCGAGCTGGTTGAAGAGGGTGGGGCTGTCGGTCGGGTAGGTGCAGCCGTTGAGGCCGTTGGCCGCGTTCGCCTTGCTCGGCTGCGAGGCGTTGGCGAGCGAGGCGACCTGGCCCTGGTTCACACCGTGGGTGACGATGCTCTTGTTGCTGCCGAAGTTGGTGTTGGCGACCGAGCAGTCCTCTTGGGTGTCCTCCTGGGGCGCCTGCCCCGAGACCATCGACATGTAGTTGTCCATCGACGAGTGGCCGGTGCCGAAGTAGTTCTTGAGCAGCACGCCCTGGCTCGGCAGCGTCTTCCAGAGGTAGCTGTTCTGGTTGAGCCCGGTGAAGGTGGCGTCGTACGACTTGTTCTCGAGGATGATCAGCCACACGTGCTTGATCTGACCGGCTTTGAGCCCGGTGGTCGTGATCGTCGTGCCCTGCTGAGAGCCGCCGTGGTCAGGAGACGCGGTCGCCTGCGCGGCCGTCCCCGCCCCGATCGCGGCTGCGGCGAGGATCCCCGTCGCTGCGGCGAGCGCGATGCCGCGCCGCCGTGCCTTCTTCGTACCCATGATTCGCATAAGAGTGGTTTATCAATCCGCCCTACCCGAATGGGGGCCGAGAAGTGAACACGAGGTGAATCTGCACGGCCCGCACTTCTCCCCCCTGCGGACACCTTGCCTCGACCTGTCGGACGACGCGGCGGCAGGATCCTGATCGGTACCGTCACCACATGACCTCCCGTCTCACCCGGCGCACCCTCCTCTTCGGCGGTGGGGCCGTCGCCCTGATCGGCGCCACCGGCTTCGCCGTCGACGAGGGCGCCCTGCCCGGCCGCTCGACCCTCTACCGCAGGCTCGGGCTGGACGGCGCCGCGGGCGTCGTGCCGCACACCGCGACCGGCCCTCTCGTGAGCGGCACCTTCGTGTCGCAGAAGCGCCTCGAGAAGACGGTGGGCTGGTCGATCGCGTACCCGCCGGGGCACACCGTCGGCGACCGGCTGCCGGTCGTGGTCACGCTGCACGGCTTCGGAGGGTCGCACGCGTCGGCGTTCGACTCGCGCTTCCGGCTCGACCGCTTTTTGGCGGCGGCAGTGAGGAGCGGCGCGGCGCCGTTCGCCATCGCCTCCATCGACGGCGGCAACACCTACTGGCATCGCCGGACGAGCGGTGAGGACGCCGGGGCGATGGTGACGGACGAGTTCGTGCCGCTGCTCGCCTCGAAGGGGCTCGACACCCGGCGGATCGGGCTGCACGGCTGGTCGATGGGGGCCTACGGCGCGCTGCTGCTAGCCGGGCAGATGGGGGCTGGTCGCGTCGCGGCGGTCGCCTCCGAGAGCGTTGCCATCTGGCACACCGCCGACCGGGCCACCGCGTCAGCATTCGACAGCCCCGCCGACTTCGCCACGCACACGCTCTACGGGCGGCAGCACCTCCTCGACGGCATCGCGGTGCGGGTCGACTGCGGCACCGGCGACGGGTTCTTCCCGAACGACCGCGACTACGTCGCCGGCTTCACCGCGCGGCCGGCCGGCGGCTTCGAGCCGGGCGCCCACGACTCGGCCTACTGGCGGCGGATGGCCCCGGCGCAGCTCGCCTTCCTCGCGGCGCACCTCTAGCCCGTCGGCACTTACCTTTTCGGCAGGACCTCACCGCCCCGGGGGTCAGATCACGCCGAAAAGGTAAGGGCGGGGTCGGGGTCGGGTCGAGGTCGGGTCAGGCGAGGGCGGAGCGCAGGTAGTCGGCGAGCGATGTCGGCTGGGCGGCGGCGTAGCGGTCGTTCTCGACCGTCTCGAACGGCGGCGTCTCGATCATCGACAGGTTGTACCACTGGCCCATCACGGCCCACGGGCTCGCCGCGGCCGTGATGGCCGCACGCAGGTCGGCCGCGTCGCCGCGGTGGAGGCGCTCGAGCGTGCGCCCGGTGATCTCCTCAACCTCGGCGATGATCGCGCCGAACGAGGTGCGCGACCCCGAGATGGCGTGCACCCCCGGCCGTGCGTCGAGATCCACGGCGAGCGCCGCCGTGAACCGCGCGACGTCGTCGACGAGCGTCACGTCGAACTCGTCGTCGCCCGAGCCGTAGTAGCTGCCGGTGCCGTGGCCGAGATCGACGACGCCCGCGGTGTTCGGGTCGATCATCATGTCCATGAACGCGCCGTTCAGCACGTGCAGCACCTCGAGGTCGAGCGCCTCGATCGCGGTGTCGGCCTCGCGCCGCAGGGCGAACATCGGGGCGGCCTCCGGGGCGTGCCAGAGATCGAGCGCGAAGTCGGAGGGGATGAAGCGTCGCACTCCTGCGGCCTCTGCGGCCTGCGCGAGGGCGACCTGGCCGTCGACGATGACGTCGCGACCGCCCTGGAGGCACGAGATCACGACGTCGACGCCGGCGGTGGCCGCAGCCAGGGCCTCAGGATCCTGCAGGCTCGCTTCCGCGATAGCGGCACCGCCGTCGGTGAGCCCACCGAGTTGCTCGGTCTTCGTCTGGTCGGTGAAGACGCTGGGTCGCACGAGCAGGCGGAGCGCGACATCCTCGTCGCGAGAGAGGAGCGTCGCGATGCGCGAGCCGAGATTGCCGGTCGCGCCGGCGAGTAGAACGGTCTGAGTCATGCTCAGGACGCTACCCGAGCCGCCTGGACCCTTGGCCGGGCGGCTACCGCGGCAGCTTCACTGCCAGATTCAGCACGCGTGTGCGCTGCAGGGCACCGAAGTTGTCGTCGGAGATCAGGCTCACGCCGACGGTGCCGTGCGGCCCGGCCCCGGTGATCGCCATGCCCTCGTAGTTGTCGAGCAGCGGGTTCGTCTGCGACTCGAGCGCCGTCGCGCCGAGGGTCGGCCCGGCGGCCAGGTCTGCCACGAGCGTCTTCGAGAGGATCGACGAGGCGGGCGCGGTCGACAGATTCGCGATCGACGCGACGTTCGCGGCCCGCGACAGCCCGCTGACCGTATACAGGTCGACGGCGTTGCCCGAGTCGGCGGCATAGGAGGCCTCTTCGACGATCAGCCGGTCGTCGGAGACCAGTGCGACCTCGGGGATGCGCTGCCCGGGGTCGGTGCGGTAGCCGACCTGCTTGGCGAGCGTCCACGATCCGGAACGCCCCTCGGTGTAGACGAGGAGGCGGTGGCTCGTCGCCTCACCGGAGGCCGAGACGTCGCCCGAGAGCGCCCCCTCCATCGCCGCGACGATCGTGCGCCCCGAAGGCGAGATCGACAGCCCCTCGAGCGTCGCGTTCGAGGTCGCCTCACCCGGCTCCGCCGGGCCCGAGAGCCCAGCGCCCGACAGTTCGGTGCCGGTGACCGCGAAGCGACCGGGAACGGCCAGCTGCGCCTTCTCGACGCCGTCACGGCCGAACACGCGGATCGACGGCTCGGTCTCGCTGCTCACCAAGTAGTCGCCGTCGGGCAGCACGGCGAGGCCTTCGTTGTCAGCGGTGAGACCGGTGTACGGCACGCCGTGCTGGTTCTTCAGCACGAGCGGCTGGCGGCTCACCGACGGTGATGCGACGTTGCGCCCGATGAACCAGATACGCGAGGGGTCGTCGGCGTGGTTGTCGACGGCCGAGACCCACGAGCCTGCTCGCTTGTCGTAGGCGAGCGACGAGAGGCCACCGACCTGGGTGCCCTTGTAGACCAGCTTGTCGAGCGCGTCGCTGTAGCCGAGCGCCGTCGCCGACGGCGGCACGGCCGTCGAAGCGGGCTTGGTGTGCCCGAAGATCTGCACCTCCTGGGGGTCGTGGTCGCTCGTCTGGTTCGCGAACTCCGAGTTGATGTGCAGCACCTGGTAGACGGGGGTGCCGACGCCCTTCGTCACGAGGATGTGGTCGAGCACCTCGCTGACGCCGTCGTAGTCGTAGGTGTACTGCTGGTCGGCGGGCAGCGTGGTGATCAGGTCGGTCAGGATCGGCGGGGTGGTCGCCTCACCATGAAGAGGCTTGCCCGTGAGGGTGGCCAGGGCCGGGCTGAACTGGTAGTCGTTCAGGTCGCCGGCGACGACCACGGCGGCGTTCTTGTCGGCCTTCAGGATCTGCGCGGTGAAGTCGTGCACGAGCGTCGCCTGCGCCTGGCGCTGAGCGGCCGACGACTGCGCCGGGTATTGGAACCGGCCGTCCTGGCTCTGGTCGCCGAGCTTCGCGTCGAAGTGGTTGCCGATCACGAAGACCTTCTTGCCACGAAACGTGAACTCCCCTACCAGAGGCTTGCGGCTCGACGCCCACGCCGTGTTCGTCGGGTCGATGCGACCGGGCGAGAGCGTGAGGTCGGGCGAGCCGTGCGACTTCGTCACCGCGGTGGCCGTGGTCGACCGGTCGACCCCCGCCGAGCCGCGGTCGTCGAACGTGACGCGCTTCGCGTTGAAGAGGAAGACCACTCGGATGTTGCCGCCGGGCTGGCCGCCGTCCTGGTCGTTCACCGGGTCGATCTCGCGCGACGAGTAGGTCGGGCCCCCGGCTGCCGTGATGGCGGCTTCGAGCTTCGAGATGGTCTGGCCGGCCGTGACCGTGCCGTCGTCGGTGGCACCGTCGTCGTCCTGCACCTCTTCGACCGCGATGATGTCGGGCGAGGCGAGGTTCGTGACGACGCCCTTGCCGAGCGCCGCGAATTTCGACGCAGGATCAGACGGGGCCAGGTTTTCGACGTTGTAGGTCGCGACCGACAGCTGATCGCCTGTGCCCTTCGTGGCCACGCTCGGCTGCAGACCCCCGCTCTTCACGGCCCCGAGCGCCGTCGCGGCGAGCGTGTAGCCGCCGTACTGCGAGTAGTCGACGGGGCCGACGGTGGCACCGGCGAAGACGTCGCCGACGCTGACGTCGGGGTCGGTGCCGTCAGTGGGCACGACCTCAAGGCGGCCGGACGGCGTCGCGTTCTCGGCGGTCAGCAGGGTGCCACCGCGGTAGTCGGCGAGCTGGTCGGGCTTGGTGGTGACGTACTGCTCGCCGTAGGCGTCGCTCGGCCCGACGACGCGGGCGTTGTCGACCTCGACGCGCATGCCCTCGATCGACTCGTAGTAGTCGAGAGCCGAGCGGGTCGGCGTGATGGGCGTCGATTCGATGTTGCCGCCCGAGAGGTCGGGCGCATAGGTGGCGGGGACGGTGGTCGGGCCGAGCACGATCGGGGCGGGCAGCGTGTTGCCGGAGGAGACGACGAACGCCGTCGCATCCTCGAGCTCGGTCACCGAGAGGTTCGACGTGGTGGCGGTGGTGTCGCCCGACGCGAGCGCGTAGTAGTCCTTGACCGTGGCGGTGACCAGCACCGAGTCGCCGACCTTCACCGTCGGCGTCGTCGAGCTGTAGACGAAGACGGCCTCGCTGGTGGCGGGGTTCTGGTCGGCGTCGGGGTCCTGGATCCAGTAGCCCTTGCTCGCGCCCGCGGTGCGGAGGCCCGTGACGATGCCGGGCACGTTCTCGACCTTCTGGCCGTTCAGCGGCGACACCCAGGTGGTGCCCTGGATGTCGTGGATGCGCACGGTGCCGGGTGTCGGTGCCGGGCCCGTCGGCGGCGTGGTGACGGTGCCGGTGTTGGCCGCAGCCGGCGTCGGCGTGCCGCTCGAGAAGTCGGTGGCGTTGTCGTCGGTGTCGGCGGTGGTGACACGCTGCACCGAGTTCGTGTTGCTGGCGCCGGTCGCGGGGCCGGTCTCGGCGAGGGCCGCGGCGCCGAAGCCGACCAGGTCGACGCTGGCGGTCTCGCAGTCGGCGCTGGTCGCGCAGGTCAGGGCCGTCGTGCCGTCGACGAGGGCGACCGTGCCGTCGGTGGCGCTCATCGCGATCGTGCCGGTCGCATCAGGTGTCGGCAGCGGAGT
This window encodes:
- a CDS encoding esterase-like activity of phytase family protein; translated protein: MRRSHAARLSIASAVGLAALAGGLLVPAMATAAPSADLVVNEVYGGGGNSGSTYTNDFVEIANRGTAAVDLAGYSVQYHSKSATGTWQATPLTGSIAPGGFYLVAEAKGASGTTPLPTPDATGTIAMSATDGTVALVDGTTALTCATSADCETASVDLVGFGAAALAETGPATGASNTNSVQRVTTADTDDNATDFSSGTPTPAAANTGTVTTPPTGPAPTPGTVRIHDIQGTTWVSPLNGQKVENVPGIVTGLRTAGASKGYWIQDPDADQNPATSEAVFVYSSTTPTVKVGDSVLVTATVKDYYALASGDTTATTSNLSVTELEDATAFVVSSGNTLPAPIVLGPTTVPATYAPDLSGGNIESTPITPTRSALDYYESIEGMRVEVDNARVVGPSDAYGEQYVTTKPDQLADYRGGTLLTAENATPSGRLEVVPTDGTDPDVSVGDVFAGATVGPVDYSQYGGYTLAATALGAVKSGGLQPSVATKGTGDQLSVATYNVENLAPSDPASKFAALGKGVVTNLASPDIIAVEEVQDDDGATDDGTVTAGQTISKLEAAITAAGGPTYSSREIDPVNDQDGGQPGGNIRVVFLFNAKRVTFDDRGSAGVDRSTTATAVTKSHGSPDLTLSPGRIDPTNTAWASSRKPLVGEFTFRGKKVFVIGNHFDAKLGDQSQDGRFQYPAQSSAAQRQAQATLVHDFTAQILKADKNAAVVVAGDLNDYQFSPALATLTGKPLHGEATTPPILTDLITTLPADQQYTYDYDGVSEVLDHILVTKGVGTPVYQVLHINSEFANQTSDHDPQEVQIFGHTKPASTAVPPSATALGYSDALDKLVYKGTQVGGLSSLAYDKRAGSWVSAVDNHADDPSRIWFIGRNVASPSVSRQPLVLKNQHGVPYTGLTADNEGLAVLPDGDYLVSSETEPSIRVFGRDGVEKAQLAVPGRFAVTGTELSGAGLSGPAEPGEATSNATLEGLSISPSGRTIVAAMEGALSGDVSASGEATSHRLLVYTEGRSGSWTLAKQVGYRTDPGQRIPEVALVSDDRLIVEEASYAADSGNAVDLYTVSGLSRAANVASIANLSTAPASSILSKTLVADLAAGPTLGATALESQTNPLLDNYEGMAITGAGPHGTVGVSLISDDNFGALQRTRVLNLAVKLPR